The following proteins are co-located in the Pedobacter sp. FW305-3-2-15-E-R2A2 genome:
- a CDS encoding YiiX family permuted papain-like enzyme — protein sequence MRRRVSTILVLILLIIAGTYARNEIFGPLHQVNKSDKKSKESAGTTEIKNGDIIFQTSVSGQSKAIQLATHSKYSHCGIVYKNGENYFVYEAVEPVSLTPLNKWIARGFGGHFVIKRLKNEDKILTPLVLSKMKTVGDRFKGKHYDLYFEWTDDRVYCSELIWKVYKEATGLELGKLEKLKSFDLTSLAVKEKMNARYGKKIPMNETVISPESIYKSELLITVKSN from the coding sequence ATGAGAAGACGAGTCAGCACAATCCTGGTTTTAATATTGTTGATTATTGCAGGTACCTATGCCAGAAATGAGATTTTTGGGCCGCTACATCAAGTGAATAAGTCCGATAAAAAGAGTAAGGAGAGCGCTGGTACAACAGAAATAAAAAATGGAGATATTATTTTCCAGACCTCGGTATCTGGACAAAGCAAAGCGATTCAGCTGGCTACACATTCTAAGTACAGCCATTGTGGAATTGTGTATAAGAATGGGGAGAACTATTTCGTTTATGAAGCTGTAGAGCCTGTTTCTCTAACACCTTTGAACAAATGGATTGCCCGTGGATTTGGAGGCCATTTTGTAATCAAGAGGTTGAAAAATGAGGATAAAATATTAACACCTTTGGTCTTGAGCAAGATGAAAACAGTTGGAGACCGGTTTAAAGGGAAGCATTACGACCTCTATTTTGAATGGACAGACGACAGAGTCTATTGCTCAGAACTCATTTGGAAAGTCTATAAGGAAGCTACAGGTTTGGAACTGGGGAAACTTGAAAAGTTAAAAAGCTTTGATTTGACCAGTCTTGCCGTAAAGGAAAAAATGAATGCCCGGTATGGCAAAAAAATCCCAATGAATGAAACGGTGATTTCACCGGAAAGCATTTATAAGAGCGAATTATTAATAACGGTAAAATCAAACTAA
- a CDS encoding DUF1349 domain-containing protein, producing MKWYNKPLKSVENANSITMTVDPGTDYWRITHYDFIRDNGPFYYTELAGDLEASVKITGELTNISIHSKERKDYSKLDLEMLRVIQLLPKRKPGRCQGREVPVRFISPFIY from the coding sequence ATGAAATGGTATAATAAACCACTTAAATCAGTTGAAAATGCAAACTCAATAACCATGACTGTAGATCCGGGAACTGATTACTGGAGAATTACCCATTATGATTTCATCAGAGATAACGGTCCTTTCTACTATACAGAACTAGCCGGCGACCTTGAAGCGAGTGTAAAAATTACCGGAGAATTAACAAATATCAGTATTCATAGCAAGGAAAGAAAAGACTACTCCAAACTTGATCTGGAAATGTTAAGAGTGATACAGTTACTTCCAAAACGGAAGCCAGGAAGATGTCAGGGACGAGAAGTTCCGGTTCGCTTCATCTCACCTTTTATCTATTAA
- a CDS encoding sensor histidine kinase, producing MSSIVNQTTAILLGTNKNKIVTIATHLIFWICIFQWFLFQARWVSGDQHPEAAYLIGLHKYIIILSCFYSISYVLGRKISDLKIGIYILLILVFTLFLYGTTVYLLYNYINQDKTLPGYYRFFVKNISQFGMWTFVKENEILYFHFEQLGLALFPPLTIKIFRVAFQSKIEKLKLEKNNLELELNFLRSQINPHFLFNTLNSVYSLIEDKDEVAASIVFSLSNMMRYALYDSNTSEVEVNKELNFIKSYIDIQNIRHSKRLSIEMDFTNMYDFKIPPLLLINFVENAFKHGVDKIAKDSWIRIKASIDNGNGFCFQISNLKPANGSPKSIGGIGFSNTKRRLNILYPQRHLLEVKEDELTYNLLLKIW from the coding sequence ATGTCAAGTATTGTTAATCAAACCACAGCCATTCTTCTTGGAACAAACAAAAACAAGATTGTCACTATTGCTACACATCTCATTTTTTGGATATGCATTTTCCAATGGTTCCTCTTTCAGGCACGATGGGTATCGGGAGATCAGCATCCTGAGGCTGCCTATCTCATCGGACTTCACAAATACATAATCATTCTTTCCTGTTTTTATAGCATTTCCTATGTTTTGGGCCGCAAAATATCCGACCTAAAAATTGGTATTTATATCCTGTTAATTTTGGTATTTACACTATTTCTGTACGGAACTACGGTATATTTATTGTACAACTACATAAATCAGGACAAGACCTTGCCCGGTTACTATAGATTCTTTGTGAAAAACATTTCTCAATTTGGAATGTGGACTTTTGTCAAAGAAAATGAGATCCTTTATTTTCATTTCGAGCAGTTGGGGCTCGCCTTGTTTCCGCCGCTAACGATAAAGATTTTCAGGGTAGCTTTCCAATCGAAAATTGAAAAGCTAAAGCTTGAAAAAAACAATCTGGAACTGGAACTCAATTTTTTAAGGTCGCAGATCAATCCGCATTTTTTATTTAACACTCTGAATAGTGTTTATTCGCTCATAGAAGATAAGGATGAGGTTGCCGCCTCGATTGTTTTTTCTTTATCTAATATGATGCGTTACGCACTTTATGATTCCAATACCTCAGAAGTTGAAGTCAACAAAGAATTAAATTTCATAAAAAGTTATATCGACATCCAGAACATAAGACATAGCAAAAGGTTATCCATAGAGATGGATTTTACGAATATGTACGACTTCAAAATCCCCCCTTTGCTGCTGATCAATTTTGTGGAAAATGCATTTAAACACGGAGTAGATAAGATTGCTAAAGATTCCTGGATCAGGATCAAGGCTTCAATTGACAATGGAAATGGATTCTGCTTCCAGATTAGTAACTTGAAACCGGCCAATGGCAGCCCCAAAAGTATTGGAGGAATCGGCTTTTCCAATACAAAAAGAAGACTAAATATTCTATACCCTCAACGTCACCTCCTGGAAGTCAAGGAAGATGAACTAACTTACAACCTCCTTTTAAAAATCTGGTAA
- a CDS encoding response regulator transcription factor codes for MENSISCMIIDDEHLGQELIEKYVKRIPSLNLLAKCENAIEALERVSTLRPNLIFLDVNMPEMTGIEFIKTFSTYKPIIVLTTAYPEYAIDGYDLDVLDFILKPITFDRFVKAINKVREKLAYGNFSTQSQIPEIQVNDLEKTTSNEAQLKNRQILFKENKKYVNVSIDEIHFVEGMKDYLKIHTTSKMLITHMTMTRIEQLLPSTEFLRVNRSFIVRKLSVKAIKGNTIELTTNREVPIGTRYKEVIKELLDGGAL; via the coding sequence ATGGAAAACAGCATTTCGTGTATGATTATTGACGATGAACATCTGGGGCAAGAATTAATCGAAAAATACGTGAAACGTATTCCTTCATTAAATCTTTTAGCAAAATGCGAGAACGCCATTGAGGCACTGGAGCGGGTATCGACCTTACGGCCAAACCTGATCTTTCTGGATGTTAATATGCCCGAAATGACAGGTATTGAGTTTATAAAAACCTTCAGCACCTATAAACCGATTATTGTATTGACTACGGCCTACCCTGAATATGCAATTGACGGGTATGATCTGGATGTACTGGACTTTATTTTAAAACCCATTACTTTTGACCGCTTCGTTAAGGCCATTAACAAAGTTAGAGAAAAGCTGGCATATGGAAATTTCAGCACCCAATCCCAGATCCCCGAAATCCAGGTCAATGACCTGGAGAAAACAACCTCAAATGAAGCCCAGCTTAAAAACCGGCAGATTCTCTTTAAAGAAAACAAAAAATATGTGAATGTATCCATTGATGAGATTCACTTTGTGGAAGGCATGAAAGATTATTTAAAAATCCATACCACTTCCAAAATGCTCATCACTCATATGACCATGACCAGGATTGAACAACTCCTTCCCAGCACTGAATTTCTGAGGGTAAACCGCTCCTTTATAGTAAGAAAACTTTCGGTAAAAGCCATCAAAGGAAACACCATAGAACTCACCACAAACCGCGAAGTGCCAATCGGTACCCGCTATAAAGAAGTGATTAAAGAACTGCTGGACGGGGGAGCCCTTTAA
- a CDS encoding lantibiotic dehydratase, with protein sequence MKSMLSLAHAKYYLLRRPLLSVNTFFEINELVYSNNEVFEQTLLDKYKEDSVLMEAIYTASPELYYEFCKVINGEAKPGSKLILTLYKYLSRMSTRCTPYGLFAGCSTGVIGDHTHISYADAVHRKESRLDMNYVNELVNHLQLIPELKRKLAYSVNTSLYAVAGFYRYIEYKITHKRRHYTLASVKKNEFLDLLIQAADKELSYEDLLGLLMAAATTVEKEEAEAFLDELIESQILISELEPTITGEIYMDTLADKLRGKVAPEVIEDITKINSLLNEGGISAFEQVHKIINDCFGACQSKDLIQTDLFFEHKKNQLNAETAAQITSQLSELYCLSTRASAKDLDDFKKKFYERYEDREIPLLQVLDGESGIGYGSLGKSDHLPLLEGIVPGVKKMPKVITWSASTVMVNKVFKRAVESGTGIGELTAADLEELGTKEGLEEQVPASLFAFGSIVAPSAKELDAGNYQFSLGTCSGPSAANILSRFCHGDPVLYKNIVEMLSEDEADDDGKVYAEIVHLPESRIGNILIRPDLRNYEIPFLGRSSKSLKDQIRIQDIMVSIKEGKVVLRSVRLNKIVIPRLSTAHNYTDGLPVYRFLCDLQQEGLCHSIYWNWDNLSDSPFLPRVVYKNIILSKASWTINKFAFNDLTGKIEEDITSVSTHLERMKVPRYVCITEHDNELLIDTHNYLGRTLVYQQLNKKGGVRLTEFLARAEDCFIKEGKEGVAHEILLPLSNKKGLLKYPKPIISRDSEVQRVFIPGSEWIYFKLYGGTKTTEKVLVETIRPYLKSLIDQELIKEWFFIRYTDPNHHIRLRLRINSGKITAVGQVISGFYGLFKADLEEDGLYKIQLDTYVRELERYGALNIENSETLFYHDSVAITEILNMIEGDVGESYRWLLAARGLDELLNDFGLGLEDKITVFEKISDAFFKEHNGDKKLTVALNDQFRNHSKSIRSFLDPEQDIENEIDEATAEFARRRLGTKDAIKAILALFDGRLLADADGFYLLSSYIHMYMNRFFLSQPRLHELTLYTLMKKYYLSERGIHKRKAMSLNS encoded by the coding sequence ATGAAAAGCATGCTTTCATTAGCGCACGCGAAATATTACCTCCTAAGACGACCACTACTATCTGTCAATACATTTTTTGAGATCAATGAGCTGGTATATAGTAACAATGAAGTGTTTGAACAAACACTCTTAGATAAATATAAAGAGGATTCGGTGTTGATGGAAGCGATTTACACAGCTTCTCCTGAACTGTATTATGAGTTTTGTAAAGTGATCAATGGAGAAGCAAAACCGGGCTCAAAGTTAATCCTTACGCTTTACAAATATTTATCCAGAATGAGTACCCGTTGTACACCTTATGGTTTATTTGCAGGCTGCTCGACAGGTGTGATTGGTGATCATACTCATATTTCGTATGCGGATGCTGTGCATAGGAAGGAGTCGCGACTGGACATGAATTATGTAAATGAGTTGGTTAACCATTTACAACTGATTCCTGAGCTGAAGAGAAAGTTGGCGTACAGCGTAAATACGAGTTTATATGCTGTTGCTGGATTTTATCGCTATATAGAATATAAGATAACGCATAAAAGAAGGCATTATACACTGGCATCCGTAAAAAAAAATGAATTCCTGGATTTACTAATTCAGGCAGCGGATAAAGAGTTGAGCTATGAGGACCTTCTGGGGTTACTAATGGCTGCTGCAACCACAGTGGAAAAAGAGGAGGCAGAAGCGTTTCTTGATGAACTGATCGAAAGCCAGATTCTGATCAGCGAACTGGAGCCTACGATTACGGGAGAAATATATATGGATACCCTCGCTGACAAGCTTAGGGGTAAGGTTGCTCCTGAGGTTATTGAAGACATTACGAAAATCAACTCCCTGTTGAATGAAGGTGGGATAAGTGCATTTGAGCAGGTTCATAAGATTATAAATGATTGTTTTGGTGCGTGCCAGTCAAAGGACCTGATTCAAACGGATCTGTTCTTTGAACATAAAAAAAATCAATTGAACGCTGAAACGGCAGCTCAAATCACTTCCCAACTTTCTGAATTGTACTGTTTGTCTACCAGGGCAAGTGCAAAGGATCTGGATGATTTTAAAAAAAAATTTTATGAAAGATATGAGGATCGCGAAATCCCCTTGTTGCAAGTGCTGGATGGAGAATCTGGCATTGGCTATGGCAGTTTAGGGAAATCGGATCATTTGCCATTACTGGAAGGAATCGTTCCGGGTGTAAAGAAAATGCCAAAAGTGATCACCTGGTCTGCATCCACTGTCATGGTGAATAAAGTTTTTAAAAGAGCGGTAGAAAGTGGAACAGGGATCGGTGAACTTACGGCTGCCGACCTGGAAGAATTAGGGACGAAAGAAGGACTTGAGGAGCAGGTCCCAGCCAGCTTATTCGCTTTTGGTTCTATTGTTGCTCCTTCTGCTAAGGAATTGGATGCCGGTAATTATCAGTTTTCCCTTGGTACCTGCTCCGGGCCATCAGCGGCCAATATATTATCCCGGTTTTGTCATGGAGATCCCGTATTGTATAAGAATATAGTAGAAATGCTTTCTGAGGACGAGGCGGATGATGATGGTAAAGTTTATGCAGAGATTGTCCATTTGCCGGAATCAAGAATCGGAAATATCCTAATCAGACCTGACCTTCGGAATTATGAAATTCCTTTCCTGGGGAGGTCGTCTAAGTCACTGAAAGACCAGATCAGAATTCAGGACATCATGGTTTCCATAAAAGAAGGAAAGGTGGTGTTAAGATCGGTAAGGCTAAATAAAATTGTTATCCCAAGGTTATCAACAGCACATAATTACACGGATGGCTTGCCTGTTTACCGTTTTCTCTGCGACTTGCAGCAGGAAGGACTTTGTCACAGCATCTACTGGAATTGGGATAACCTGAGTGATTCCCCATTCCTTCCCCGGGTAGTCTATAAAAATATTATCCTTTCAAAAGCTTCCTGGACCATAAATAAGTTTGCTTTCAATGATCTGACAGGGAAAATAGAAGAAGACATTACCTCTGTAAGTACTCATTTAGAACGAATGAAGGTGCCAAGGTATGTTTGTATTACAGAGCATGATAATGAACTTTTAATTGATACCCATAATTATTTAGGAAGAACTCTTGTTTATCAGCAACTGAATAAAAAAGGAGGGGTTAGACTCACTGAATTTCTTGCAAGGGCGGAGGACTGTTTTATTAAAGAGGGGAAAGAAGGAGTAGCACATGAAATTCTATTGCCACTTTCCAATAAGAAAGGCCTGTTGAAATATCCTAAGCCAATTATTTCAAGGGATTCAGAAGTCCAGCGGGTTTTTATTCCTGGAAGTGAGTGGATTTATTTTAAGCTGTACGGCGGAACTAAGACCACAGAAAAGGTATTGGTAGAAACCATTCGACCATACCTCAAATCGCTGATTGATCAGGAATTGATTAAAGAATGGTTTTTCATCCGCTATACCGATCCGAACCATCATATCCGTTTACGTCTAAGAATTAATTCGGGGAAAATAACTGCGGTCGGCCAGGTGATTTCAGGATTCTATGGTTTATTTAAAGCTGACCTTGAAGAGGATGGACTGTATAAAATTCAGCTGGATACCTATGTGAGGGAATTGGAGCGGTATGGAGCGCTTAACATCGAAAATTCAGAAACTTTGTTTTATCATGATAGTGTGGCCATCACCGAGATTTTAAATATGATCGAGGGGGATGTCGGTGAGTCGTACAGGTGGCTTTTGGCGGCCAGAGGACTAGATGAGCTATTGAACGACTTTGGACTCGGATTGGAAGATAAAATCACTGTGTTTGAAAAAATATCAGATGCATTTTTTAAGGAACATAATGGGGATAAAAAATTAACAGTGGCGCTGAATGACCAGTTTAGAAACCATAGTAAGTCCATCAGAAGCTTCCTGGATCCAGAGCAGGATATTGAAAATGAGATCGATGAAGCCACTGCAGAATTTGCCAGAAGGAGGTTGGGGACGAAGGATGCGATTAAGGCGATACTTGCTTTGTTTGATGGACGCCTTCTAGCCGATGCGGATGGTTTTTATTTGCTTTCCAGTTATATACATATGTATATGAACCGCTTTTTTCTTTCCCAGCCAAGGTTACATGAACTGACGCTTTATACATTGATGAAAAAGTATTATTTATCTGAGCGGGGGATTCATAAAAGGAAGGCCATGAGCTTGAATTCTTAA
- a CDS encoding RNA 2'-phosphotransferase has protein sequence MISEKENKRISKFLSFVLRHHPELIGIELDGNGWTDVSLLIQKSGKTEPGLDFEMLKYIVDTNAKKRFSFNEQRDKIRANQGHSVAVDLGYSPQEPPEVLYHGTGIRFVDLIKSSGLEKQSRHHVHLSQHKETAINVGQRHGKPFVFEVLSGQMYRDNYEFFLSENEVWLTEHVPSKYLKS, from the coding sequence ATGATAAGTGAAAAAGAAAATAAAAGAATTAGCAAGTTTCTAAGTTTTGTATTAAGACACCATCCGGAATTGATTGGTATTGAATTGGATGGGAATGGATGGACTGATGTGTCCTTGCTGATTCAGAAATCTGGAAAAACAGAGCCTGGATTAGATTTCGAAATGCTGAAGTATATCGTGGATACCAATGCCAAAAAGAGATTTAGCTTTAATGAACAACGGGATAAGATCAGGGCTAATCAAGGGCATTCAGTAGCGGTCGATTTGGGGTATAGTCCACAAGAGCCACCAGAAGTATTGTATCATGGAACAGGGATCAGGTTTGTAGATTTGATCAAAAGTTCTGGTCTGGAGAAACAAAGCAGGCATCATGTTCATTTGAGCCAGCATAAAGAAACTGCGATTAATGTCGGACAGCGACATGGAAAGCCATTTGTGTTTGAGGTATTGTCCGGACAAATGTACCGGGACAATTACGAGTTTTTTTTATCAGAGAATGAGGTTTGGCTTACCGAGCACGTACCTTCGAAATATTTAAAAAGCTAA